A window of Physeter macrocephalus isolate SW-GA chromosome 6, ASM283717v5, whole genome shotgun sequence genomic DNA:
ACCTCTGCAGGTTACAAGGATGGGAGACGCCGGGGAAGCCTTAGacctgagtcagaaactctgtcACCTGCCGCACAGATGCCAGACGCCTTTGGGACAGTAGTGACCCCAAGGGGGTGCGAAGGGGAAGCGTGACGAGGGAGGCCCTCCGACAGCCCCTGGCGTGTTGTGACCGCTCAGCCCCTCTGCTGAGACGATAATGACCACCCTTGtttagggaaaggaaaagagacgCTCCCTGAACTCAAGCCCAGCTCACAGCCGACCCTTGCGGGGAGTGGAGAACAGGGGGGCTCCACCGAGGGCAGATCCTGGTCCTCTGGGGAAGAGGACACATTCTCCTGGCATCAGGTGTGTTGCTGAGACTTGACATGAGATACTGCCTGCATGGAACTGGTCCAGAGGCTAGAAGCTGTTTCTACAAAGTGATCAGACAGCCCCTCTGGATGAAATGACCACGTCAAATTCTTGGTAAGGAAAGTTTGTGTAAACAGACATAAGTAATtaagagaagaggggaaaaaatctgACCTACAATACCTTTCATTTCTATAAAAcatctcttaaaataatttaaaaattctacgGGTATGACATTTGTCCTCATGTCAAGCCTTcagggaaaaggcaaggaacaggCACAGCTTTTACATTAGCAGGAATCAGCAAGAGACTGAGGAAATGAATTTCTATGGGAAATGAACTGGGGCTGCGGTTCCTGTCCCCCCAGGACACACCAGGCGAGCGGAGGATAAGCCTCTGGGAAGCAGATGGCCAGCAGATGTGGCTTTTCCACCTAGAAGCTTTCTGGGGGCAGTGCTGATGCCCCAGCGTAAGGCACACTGGGACTGACTGCTTTCTGAGGCCCCGGAGTTGTCACCACTTTACTACAGAGAACATAAACTAGCATTCTTTCATCCTGGTATTTTTCTCAAGAAACCTTCAGTGGCTCTTGCCCAGTGATCAGAAATCATTACATTCAATACAGCAGTTCAGAGTTCTGCAGGACCTACCAACGCAACAGTTCAAACAAGGGTGACAGAAGGGCGAGAGTCTGAGTTCCACACCTGCGCCCCACGATCATCCTCCCTCTACCTTAGACTCAGATGTTCCAGTCCCACCAAAAAGAGGGTGGGCAGCTGAGAAACAGTTTTTAACGTCACAGCAAAACATGGGAGCCGCTACCACCACAGTCCTTACTAGGCGCTCCCTCCTGTCCACGACCAGAGGGGACGCTGAGGTCCTATCACTCGGGAACCCCGTGCTTGAAGGCCACGCTGTCTGGGTCACTGCTGAGTAAAGCGCGGCCCCGCCTTACCCCTCCGCCGTGGAGAACGCAGACCTCAGCCTCCGCAGCGCAGGCCTCCCGCCAGCCGCTCAGAAACGCACCGGCTCCTGTTAGTGCTTCAGTGCGTTCCGCCAATGGCTCGAGGATCCAGAGTTTAAATGTAAACACTGGAAAGAGAATATTCTATCataaaagggaagagaatgaagaCAACTCAGCAGTTCGCTCTTCCCCTACGAAGCACCAGTGCTGCAGTCGGAACACGCGGAGGAAAACCCCACTTCCCTCACCTCTGGCTCCTCAATGAAGGACACCAAGACCCTGACCAACATCCCTCCCCAACAAGACACAAAAACTCAGAACGCAAGATACTCTGCCTGGTAAaggtgcacagacacacacacacatgcattccAGACCTTTCTGACCAACTTCTAAACCGTATCACTTTAGgaagaatatttaattaaaaaaataaatttaaaaaaataaagcacagttAAAACATCAAGTTTTGGTGATCAGGATAGGTAAAgtaattttattacaaatttcAGGATTTAAAAAGTAACCTGTTACATTTACTAGGATAAATCTGAGATGACCTGTCTCAAGCACGTGTGTCCCATCAGTGACACTGACCTCAGGCATGAAGAGACGCGGTCCCCCCGTGAGGGATGCGGTCAGCGGACGAGGCTACGCTGAGTCTCCACGGGCACATGCCGACCGTGATCATTACGGTCTGTCACCCTGGCATTTGGGCCGTGACGAGCTCAGTGTAAGCCTCCGTTATGGAACTCTGAAAGCCAAGCTAGAACCTCAAGGGCAGCCCCTTTCCTGCTTTTTATTTCAAGGATATTTAGGAGACTTTGTGTACTGAATGAGAGTTAGGATTCCCTGGTCTGTAAGCCCACGTGTGGAAACGCTTATCACCTGGCAGGAGACCGCAGAGGAGCGGCCTGACTGGGAAGGCGGCTGCGGCCAGAACCTGGGGATCGCGCTAGTCCAGGTCACGGTCAGCGATGCCCAGCGAGAGAGACGCTGCCGGCCGGCGAGTCCCCGTCGGCTCAAGGGTGGCCGGACAAGAGGGCTGAAAGCAACCTCAATAGGCCAAGCCACCCTCCAGCTTCCGAACGCGGAGACAAACTTGCCCCGCGGTCACGGGCAGGGGCCCCAGGTCTCTTCCGTCTTGTAAGTTTAAAGACTAAAGGCAGCATCTTTACAAGGGGAACCGCGGGAAGCATCGGGCGAGCCCTCTCCACGGGGCCTCGGGGCACCCTGGGGCGAGGCGGGCAGGGCAGTACCTGAGAGGCGGCTGAGACCCGGCAGCGCACCTGGGCTGCGGGACGGAGGGCGGGAAGCACAGAGGAGCTGAGAGACCCCAGGCAGGAGCGCGCCAGCAGCCGAGGGGCCCACAGCCACGCCCTCCTGCCTGGGgtctgccccccagccccccacggGGACCCTCTCGCTCTGAGACTGTGGCTCTCACGGGACAACGTTATCCCCGGGGGACGTTTGGCAACACGGGGAGACACGTGGGGTGGGGCTGTCACCACTGGGGAAGGCGCCACGGGGCTGGTGGGCGGGGGCTGCACACCCTACAGTGCACAGGCGCCCAGGCCCAAGAGCTACCCAGGGGCCGTGGATGCCAGGCGGGGGGGCACTTTACACACAAGACCCTGAACCTAGCAGGCGCCCAGGCCCGGGACCTCCAATCAGACCACCGTGCGCAGCCTCCAGCTCAAGCCCTAACACGTGGGTCGGCCCCCTGCCCTGCGGACCCAAGTCCTCCTGACCCCGGAGTGTCCAAGGGATGTCCAGCCAGCTCCTGGCAGCTCCAGTCCAGTCGACACAACTAAAACCTTACCCCTTTTTGTCTTCCCTCTCCAAAAAATCTACTTCCTTCTCAGAGCCAGTGCCACCCCAACTGCCACCGCCAGGATGGCAACGGCGGCTGCCCCTCCGAAGAGCAGGAGGGACCTGCCCTTGGGCAGCGGGCCAGCTTTCTCGGGGCCGCCCGGGGAGGGCCCTGCCCCCAGCGCCCCCCGCCCGCGGGCCGCCTGCTCTCCGCCCGGCGGGGCTGCTGGGGGCTCCACCGGGGGCTCTAGGGGCGGGACCCCCTCCTGCTCCAGTTCAGCAGCTTCGGACACGGCCGCTCCCGCCTCTTCTTCAGCAAGTTCCACGAACAGAGATGTCGTGGGACTGGCTGTCTGGCCGGCCGACCCCTCGGGGCCAGGCTCCCCGGCCGCCATCAGGGCAGGGGCCACCGCGGCCACCGCCTCTGCGCCCTCGGGAATCTCCTCCTTCTCCACGTGCACGATGTCAGAGTTGGAGGAGTTGTTCTCACTCTTCTCTCCAGCCCCGTTGCTGTCCAAGCTCTTGACTTCTTCGGGGTCCACCGTGACCTGCTGCCACGACTCGGGACCCAGGGACACCGGTGGGCTCTCGGTGCGCCAGCTCTGGCTGCTGGACAGTGACACGGGGAAGCCCTCGGCCTGCCAGGACGCCGTCGCGGTCGTCGGAGACTCCGGCGGGCTGGCGAGCGTGGAGCCGCCGCTGGGCAGGATGTAGATGTCGTTGCTGTCCTCCGCAGCGCCCGCGGGCCGCTCCTCGTCCTCCGGCTCCAGGGTAAAGACAGCGCCCTAGGAGATGAGGAGGGCGGTCAGTGCAAAGAAGGCGGAACAGatctaaaataaatgtaaatctgGAGGCAGCCCCTTTCCTAAACTGAACTTCCAGGGATAAATGCATCGTTTAAACCTACAGTTTTGGGACTGAACGTGTTTGCTTGTAGACCAACACAGAGGAAGAATTTTTAACAAGACGGTCCTCTGACCAGTTTCTTCAAAGCTGAAAAAGCAAAAAGCTGATTTATATTCTATTCAATTTATACACATTTAATGCAATAAATAATGCAACACAGCAGAGAAAAAGGCAGGTAGCTTGTGCCCTAGGGATCTATCGCTCGGCCGGGCTGGTGCCGTCAGGAGCCCAGACAGGGAAGGACACGTTTTGCTGGCAGCTGGGGAGGTGCGGGAGCCTGGAGGGGGGACGTGTGAAGAGCGGGGAAGAGCCACGACCCAGCAGAGGCCCAGAAATGTCAGCCGGGGGCAGGAGGCAGCCTGCCGTGACCAGGGAGGTGCCGGCAGCAGACGCCACGGCCCTGACTCAACGGCCAGGGAACGGTCATCGGCCACTCGGTCATGGATGAAGCTGCCCCGACGATGGGGAAGGTGCGGGGGTGCAGGCCTCCCGCCCTCCTGGCAGCGGGAGCCACACAGCAGCAACACGGCCACCGGGGCTCCAGGCTCCCTGCGGGGGCCGTGTCAGCTCCGGTCACAAGGAAGAGCACGACTCACTTTTGGTTCTTGACAAATTCACCATCTAGACGTGAAGACCGACACAGGAGGCACACATTTCACCGCGACACCGGCAGCCCCAAGGCAGGGGACGCACGGGGACCAGGAGGCTAGCGGCGGAGACAGACGGGAAGTCACCCAGAGTCTGGACGACACCCGCAGATGTTACGGAGTCTGCAGAGCATATGCAAGCAAACTaattcctactttattttgtgatTAAGGCCGCCATTTATATGAAGTAGAATAGTTCTGTTCTGTAATCAAGACTAGAAACTTTCCGTTCACACTCGAGTTATTTGGAGATACAGAGCAGAACCCCTTGTGTCCCCTACCCGTAGAATCACATCTGCAGCCCCTCGACGGCCTGCTCCTCCAAGGGAGGGCCTGAGAGTCAGAGAGACCCACGTGCTCACCAGTAGGAACTGCCACCAAGGGCTAAAAACAGAACCTCTAACAGCAAGaactgatttaaaaagcaaaagcaaaacaaaggaaCCATAACAAAACAGGTAAAAATTTTAATCCTCAGAAAGGAGACCTTTGCTACTTTTTATTTAGGGCTCGGGGCCAAAACAAGTGAAATGGAAATTTCACAAGTTGCATTgtgaagaaatgagggaaaagtTAACAAACTGAAACAGAATTTAACGTAAAACTactgttctctttgtttttaacagcTCCAAGCTGAGAGTCAGGTACATTCTCCGTCCCGTATCTGGAAGACTTCTTCACCCAACCAAGATACCGGATCAACACGGTTGTCAAGCAACAACTCTGAGGGACAATATGGCCCCAAAGCCAGTCAGACTTCGTTGCCTTCTTCCTTGCTGTCATGGACTCTCTACCttacaactgatttctgtatttgGGACGTGATTATTTTAATGATGACTCACCAAAAATTTTGTGCTTTTATGTAtgaagttttaaagaaagaatagatGACCATTGAGACTTTCACTCCTGGTCATctgaagcaaaaatataaaaacagaggcCTCTCCCTTGACAATTACTGTCATTAATGAAGACCAGGCTTTCAATAAAAGGTAAAGCACTGTTTGGGGTAATACTTTACCTAAAACTTAGCACGTTAGGGGACTAACATCTACAACTCGCCTTAGATCCAGTCcaataagttaaataatttttagcaTAAAATACGTATATTGCTGGAAACAGCTATCTCTTTAGCCCCACTGatacaaaaaacagaaaggagtAACTTCAAGGGCTCAAAAATATAAAACGAATTGGGACCAACTAGAGTTTAAATATGCATGAAGGGGcaactccctggcggtccggtggttgggactccacactctcactgcccaTCCtcggttggggaactagatcctgcaagctgcatggcgtggccaataagtaaataaatatgtacaaagAATCAGAAAACTATGTTTTGTTTAAACAGATGAAGCCCAGAGAGatcaggtaacttgcccaaggtccctcAGCGGCTGTGAGAACTGGACTGTCAGTGTCCTTTTGAAGACTTTACTGAAATTAATTCATTTCactttcacagataaggaaactaaagcaaCTGAGATGGGTAAGTAATTGGCCTGAAGTCCAAAGCTGGGACTGGATCTAACCAGGCCGCTTACCTGCAGGGCCCACGCTTCCGTCAACTGTGCTCCCCTAACGCTCGAGCCCAaggctccccccaaccccagactTCCACACTGGTGCTTTTCTTGAGTTTACAGCAAGAAGCAAATGTTAAAGGTTATTCTTGGTGTTTTAGTCAAGCAAATACACAAAGATATGTTCATGAAACCCttcaaagaaaaagggaagtaGAGAAGAAACTGAAATACGGAGGTAAAGGGACTCTTATAGAATAAACGTAAGATAAAATGTAAGTGTAACCTTGGTTTTAGTGGTAGGAACGAAGTAAAAACAGCTTGGAGATCGCTCAAAGAACCATTTCAAAGTGTGCAGCAGTGCTTCAC
This region includes:
- the BCL2L13 gene encoding bcl-2-like protein 13 isoform X2, which codes for MLLELTRRGQEPLSALLQFGVTFLEDHAAEYIIQQGGWGAVFTLEPEDEERPAGAAEDSNDIYILPSGGSTLASPPESPTTATASWQAEGFPVSLSSSQSWRTESPPVSLGPESWQQVTVDPEEVKSLDSNGAGEKSENNSSNSDIVHVEKEEIPEGAEAVAAVAPALMAAGEPGPEGSAGQTASPTTSLFVELAEEEAGAAVSEAAELEQEGVPPLEPPVEPPAAPPGGEQAARGRGALGAGPSPGGPEKAGPLPKGRSLLLFGGAAAVAILAVAVGVALALRRK
- the BCL2L13 gene encoding bcl-2-like protein 13 isoform X1, whose product is MFHSCAICLPICPEFPMISSFLCLRCDISLQVVICSQVLVPLILLRQMLLELTRRGQEPLSALLQFGVTFLEDHAAEYIIQQGGWGAVFTLEPEDEERPAGAAEDSNDIYILPSGGSTLASPPESPTTATASWQAEGFPVSLSSSQSWRTESPPVSLGPESWQQVTVDPEEVKSLDSNGAGEKSENNSSNSDIVHVEKEEIPEGAEAVAAVAPALMAAGEPGPEGSAGQTASPTTSLFVELAEEEAGAAVSEAAELEQEGVPPLEPPVEPPAAPPGGEQAARGRGALGAGPSPGGPEKAGPLPKGRSLLLFGGAAAVAILAVAVGVALALRRK